In Bacillus sp. NP247, one DNA window encodes the following:
- a CDS encoding TetR/AcrR family transcriptional regulator, whose product MARLREFDKEKALDAAMQLFWEKGYAATSLSDLTAKMEIQRPSLYAAFGDKEGLFEAALRRYTNIHAASIRTKLQKEQSVKKAIRTFFENMVEEEYKKESNKGCFCINTMVEIAPHNEKFEVLTREHQMYLSVIFQELITKGIQSGELQSDVNAKALAQTLVTSLIGLTVLMKSRPERSVVDNSVCIILSLLK is encoded by the coding sequence ATGGCCCGACTACGTGAATTTGATAAAGAAAAAGCTTTGGATGCTGCTATGCAACTTTTTTGGGAGAAAGGATACGCTGCTACTTCATTAAGTGATCTAACTGCTAAAATGGAAATACAAAGACCGAGTTTATATGCGGCATTTGGTGATAAAGAAGGGCTGTTTGAAGCTGCATTACGGAGATACACAAATATACACGCGGCTAGTATTCGAACAAAACTTCAAAAAGAACAATCTGTAAAAAAGGCCATTCGTACATTTTTTGAAAATATGGTGGAAGAGGAATATAAAAAAGAATCAAATAAAGGCTGTTTTTGTATTAACACAATGGTTGAGATTGCCCCTCATAATGAAAAATTTGAAGTGCTGACTAGAGAACATCAAATGTATCTTTCAGTTATATTTCAAGAATTAATTACTAAAGGAATTCAGTCAGGAGAACTGCAAAGTGATGTGAATGCTAAAGCATTGGCACAAACGCTAGTCACTTCATTAATCGGATTAACAGTGTTAATGAAATCTCGTCCAGAACGTTCAGTTGTAGATAATTCGGTATGTATCATATTATCGTTACTAAAATAA
- a CDS encoding lipopolysaccharide assembly protein LapB: protein MEEQLRRISHLLKLGDVELAKEEAEWMIKEDPEDATGYICLSHVYYFGFRQIDEASKYLEEALKIDHLDENVLLTALDIFYAQENFERLKEIAEIGIKNYPEEGVYYFYVGEAKVHIESLNKGITYYNKAIELEPENDMYVGRYAFILLSYYPKRIEEGIKAEKRALELNPENVTNLVSFANVAKEKGNFKKARMLAETAIRLEPNHEGAYKIYRDTIGTKNKYCAFMASFTYTFWNAFSKFCKIFLFASKRNLKLHYILVILSLLGWIILPVYLTGWYAGSVYIVIFMMYSISSIIKGRIHKEVGLGTPFDAEYNVKRNKIIRNREISNMESTVEKGETTTIPTAKLSKEELEAQLEGFWSKGTVYDGQQEVAAAVKEPALSSAEHKKIQSYSDIESPKYNKWYICLIVVLSISFIFKAGKLYNLNHTNTANTTPQISQETKKIIVEQQDKALKDTKESFDKFEVVSVLYVLRKGEWNGSSIDKVVEKSYVPVMLEKVGQPVAEKLKTANPMKIYKEDIRTYVLLQNEDNSFIIEISARKLTHIYGESWNNAQEEMQKYEELIGKIESHGVETGGI, encoded by the coding sequence ATGGAGGAGCAACTTAGGAGAATCTCGCACTTATTGAAGCTTGGTGATGTTGAGCTTGCAAAAGAAGAAGCGGAATGGATGATTAAAGAAGATCCAGAAGATGCTACTGGTTATATTTGTTTAAGTCATGTGTACTACTTTGGTTTTCGACAAATTGATGAAGCAAGTAAATATTTAGAAGAAGCACTAAAAATAGATCACTTAGATGAAAATGTTTTGTTAACAGCGCTAGATATTTTTTATGCGCAAGAAAATTTTGAGAGATTAAAAGAGATAGCAGAAATAGGGATAAAAAATTATCCGGAAGAAGGCGTATATTACTTTTATGTGGGCGAGGCAAAAGTACATATAGAATCGCTTAATAAAGGTATTACTTACTATAACAAAGCGATAGAGTTAGAACCTGAAAATGATATGTATGTAGGAAGATATGCTTTTATTCTTTTAAGTTATTATCCGAAACGAATAGAAGAGGGTATAAAGGCGGAAAAACGTGCTTTAGAGCTGAATCCAGAAAATGTAACAAATCTAGTCTCTTTTGCAAATGTAGCAAAAGAAAAAGGGAATTTTAAAAAAGCAAGAATGCTAGCTGAAACTGCAATACGATTAGAGCCAAATCACGAAGGTGCTTACAAAATTTATAGGGATACAATCGGAACGAAAAATAAGTATTGTGCCTTTATGGCAAGTTTTACGTATACATTTTGGAATGCATTTTCTAAGTTTTGTAAAATATTTTTGTTTGCAAGTAAGAGGAATCTTAAATTGCACTACATTTTAGTTATTTTAAGCCTTTTAGGTTGGATAATACTTCCTGTATATTTGACAGGTTGGTATGCCGGTTCCGTGTATATAGTTATTTTTATGATGTATAGCATTTCATCTATTATAAAAGGGCGGATTCATAAAGAAGTAGGATTAGGAACACCCTTTGATGCTGAATACAATGTGAAAAGAAATAAAATCATTCGAAATCGTGAAATTTCCAATATGGAGAGTACAGTTGAAAAAGGAGAGACTACTACTATTCCGACTGCGAAACTATCAAAAGAAGAACTGGAAGCACAATTAGAGGGATTTTGGAGTAAAGGAACTGTGTATGATGGGCAGCAAGAAGTTGCGGCGGCAGTGAAAGAGCCCGCTTTATCATCAGCTGAACATAAAAAGATTCAATCATATTCAGATATTGAATCGCCTAAATATAATAAATGGTATATTTGTTTAATTGTCGTTTTATCGATCTCCTTTATATTTAAAGCTGGGAAATTGTATAACTTAAATCATACAAATACGGCGAATACGACGCCACAAATTAGCCAAGAAACGAAGAAAATCATTGTAGAGCAACAGGATAAAGCTCTCAAAGATACGAAAGAATCGTTCGATAAGTTTGAAGTAGTATCTGTATTATACGTATTAAGGAAAGGGGAATGGAATGGAAGTTCAATCGATAAAGTTGTAGAGAAAAGTTATGTACCGGTTATGTTAGAAAAAGTAGGACAACCAGTTGCGGAGAAATTAAAAACAGCAAATCCTATGAAAATTTATAAAGAAGATATAAGAACGTATGTATTACTTCAAAATGAAGATAACTCTTTTATAATCGAAATTTCGGCAAGGAAGTTAACTCATATTTACGGTGAAAGTTGGAATAATGCGCAAGAAGAGATGCAAAAATATGAAGAGTTAATCGGGAAAATAGAGTCACACGGTGTTGAGACAGGGGGGATTTAG
- a CDS encoding DUF378 domain-containing protein produces the protein MKFLSYLTVILVILGGLNWLFVALDYNVVEKWFGSMPALVDTIYWLFGLSAIYQIFDRFFTSK, from the coding sequence ATGAAATTTTTGTCATACCTTACAGTAATTTTGGTGATTCTTGGCGGTTTGAATTGGTTGTTTGTAGCGTTAGATTATAATGTAGTTGAGAAATGGTTTGGTTCTATGCCGGCGCTTGTGGATACTATTTATTGGCTCTTTGGTCTTTCAGCTATTTATCAAATTTTCGATCGGTTCTTTACGAGTAAGTAG
- a CDS encoding 26S protease regulatory subunit, producing MNDMEKYREKIKVISFDREKNQMVEVEESKITFDDIGGMEDIKKKINMDFIMPIKNPEYFQAFGKKVGGSLLFYGPPGCGKTFLARAVAGEINANFIHLELQAILSMWSGEAEKNLHEVFEEARKTKPCILFIDELDAYGGNRQKMGAHHQRTLVNQLLVEMDGSNSFNEGVYIIGATNTPWYIDPALRRPGRFNSLVFVAPPNKEERLTILELKTKDKPRMELQLDFVSKYAEHFSGADLTYLVEDAINEAIQRSFETGQLQPLSNEDLLKAMKKRQPTTLDWFSTAKNYATFSDVNKDFDKVLEYMEEHQLK from the coding sequence ATGAACGACATGGAGAAATATCGAGAGAAAATTAAAGTGATTTCTTTTGATAGAGAAAAAAATCAAATGGTTGAAGTGGAAGAGAGTAAAATAACTTTTGATGATATTGGTGGAATGGAAGATATTAAAAAGAAAATAAATATGGACTTTATTATGCCGATTAAGAATCCAGAGTATTTTCAAGCTTTCGGTAAGAAAGTAGGAGGCAGTTTATTATTTTATGGGCCGCCTGGATGTGGTAAGACATTTTTAGCGAGAGCAGTTGCAGGTGAGATAAACGCTAATTTTATTCATTTAGAGTTGCAAGCAATACTATCGATGTGGTCAGGAGAAGCAGAGAAAAATTTACATGAAGTGTTCGAAGAGGCACGAAAAACAAAGCCTTGTATTTTATTTATAGATGAGTTAGACGCATATGGCGGGAATAGACAGAAGATGGGTGCTCATCATCAAAGAACGTTAGTTAATCAATTGCTAGTGGAGATGGACGGAAGCAATTCTTTTAATGAAGGTGTTTATATAATTGGGGCAACAAATACACCATGGTATATTGATCCAGCGTTACGACGACCAGGCCGTTTTAATTCACTTGTTTTTGTGGCACCACCAAATAAAGAGGAAAGACTGACAATACTAGAGTTGAAAACAAAGGATAAACCGAGAATGGAATTGCAGTTAGATTTTGTTTCGAAGTATGCAGAGCATTTTTCAGGGGCAGATTTAACATATTTAGTGGAAGACGCTATTAATGAAGCTATTCAGCGTTCATTTGAAACGGGACAGTTACAACCCTTATCCAATGAAGATTTATTAAAAGCAATGAAAAAACGGCAACCGACAACTTTAGACTGGTTCTCAACCGCAAAAAATTATGCAACGTTTAGTGATGTAAATAAAGATTTTGACAAAGTATTAGAGTATATGGAAGAACACCAATTGAAATAA
- a CDS encoding enoyl-CoA hydratase, translated as MKLQVGEKITFERTFTKEDVVLFTEVSKDEGIHHVTPDEQGRFVVQGLLTSTLPTKVGGDYNVLARKMDFEFLRPVFSGDTIRCDVTIEQFEPDEKNRTKIIAMFTCMNQLEKEVLKGSFSGIIL; from the coding sequence ATGAAATTGCAAGTAGGCGAAAAAATCACCTTTGAACGAACTTTTACAAAAGAAGATGTTGTGTTATTTACGGAAGTATCTAAAGATGAGGGAATCCACCATGTTACACCAGATGAACAAGGACGATTTGTTGTACAAGGTCTTTTAACATCAACATTGCCTACAAAAGTTGGTGGTGATTATAATGTATTGGCTCGTAAAATGGATTTTGAATTTTTACGCCCCGTTTTTAGCGGTGATACAATTCGTTGTGACGTAACAATTGAACAATTTGAACCCGATGAAAAAAATCGTACAAAGATTATTGCGATGTTTACATGTATGAACCAACTTGAAAAAGAAGTATTGAAGGGGAGTTTTTCTGGGATTATTCTTTAA
- a CDS encoding penicillin acylase family protein, which yields MEVVIKKKRNRGKRIFIWSSSVVLFLFICAMIFLNIYTLSSMPKIDGTIKLEDLQHAVAVKRDSKGVPHIKAENAHDLYFSQGYVQAQDRLFQMDLSRRQASGMLSEVVGEAAVDRDKLFRTLGLRRAAEASVSQYDGEAKYALQSFADGVNTFIREAKAEKKLPVEFTLLGYEPAEWSIVDSLTIGKYMAFDLGGHWHGQAFRYWALKNLPEEQANELFPAYLKDAPRLLAELKNTNVNVAQSFSKTIIPPEFNGSNNWVVSGEKSASGKPILADDPHLSLATPSIWYQTKLETKDVNVSGVIFAGVPGVMLGHNKEIAWGVTNTGPDVQDLYIEKRNPNNENEFLYNDKWEKAAVVDESIKVKDGKTIPYKVTITRHGPVISEFADKGKEKTKTVFALRWTALEPSAELKAVLNMNKAKDWNEFETALQDFHTPTQNFVFASNDGTIAYKANGNIPVRKKGDGSLPVPGWTDEYEWEGYIPFDQLPKVINPKQGFISTANNKIVDDAYPYHISNTWAQPYRQMRIQEFLQEKEKYTVKDLEDLQMDQKNLYGKEFTPILLKELNKASLNEVEKEGVKQLSKWNFYDSKDEAAPLIFHLLMKEISNTLFSKEIPKDVMELFEGKSQVVDELIRKQVAGENSAWFTKYGGFTKVVHTSYENVMKKLQKEYGPDVAEWKWGDYHQLAFTHPISRSSSILALLAFNREKPVPIGGSQVTVQAASYGDNGIVNHGASWRFVIDTKDMSNGYHIVGPGQSGHFRSDWYHDQIDDWVNGTYHTTTLNTDGIEGEVLTLQP from the coding sequence ATGGAAGTCGTCATAAAAAAGAAACGAAATAGGGGAAAAAGGATTTTTATTTGGTCTAGTAGTGTCGTTCTTTTTTTGTTTATTTGCGCTATGATTTTTTTGAACATATATACGTTGAGTTCTATGCCAAAGATAGATGGAACGATAAAACTTGAGGATTTACAACATGCTGTTGCGGTGAAACGAGATAGTAAAGGTGTACCACATATTAAAGCGGAAAATGCGCATGATTTATATTTCTCGCAAGGGTATGTACAAGCGCAAGATCGTTTGTTTCAAATGGATTTAAGTAGAAGACAAGCTTCTGGTATGTTAAGTGAAGTTGTAGGGGAAGCAGCTGTTGATCGAGATAAATTGTTTCGAACGCTCGGTTTACGGCGAGCGGCAGAAGCATCTGTTAGTCAATATGATGGAGAAGCGAAATATGCCCTGCAGTCATTTGCTGATGGGGTGAATACTTTTATACGTGAAGCGAAGGCCGAAAAGAAATTGCCGGTTGAGTTTACTTTATTAGGCTATGAACCTGCTGAATGGTCAATTGTGGACTCTTTAACGATTGGAAAGTATATGGCGTTTGATTTAGGAGGACATTGGCACGGACAAGCGTTTCGATATTGGGCGTTGAAAAATCTTCCGGAAGAGCAAGCGAATGAGCTATTTCCAGCCTATCTGAAAGATGCACCTAGATTACTAGCTGAACTGAAAAATACAAATGTAAATGTAGCACAAAGTTTTTCAAAGACGATCATTCCACCAGAGTTTAATGGGAGTAATAACTGGGTTGTGAGCGGTGAGAAGAGTGCGTCTGGTAAGCCGATTTTAGCGGACGACCCTCATTTATCTCTTGCGACACCTTCTATATGGTATCAAACAAAGTTAGAAACGAAAGATGTAAATGTGAGTGGAGTTATTTTTGCGGGTGTTCCTGGTGTTATGCTAGGGCATAATAAAGAGATTGCATGGGGTGTTACGAATACAGGTCCAGATGTGCAAGATTTATATATTGAAAAGAGAAATCCTAATAATGAAAATGAATTTTTGTATAACGATAAATGGGAAAAGGCTGCTGTTGTTGATGAATCTATTAAAGTGAAGGACGGAAAAACAATCCCTTATAAAGTTACAATTACGAGGCACGGTCCAGTTATTTCGGAATTTGCGGATAAGGGTAAGGAGAAGACGAAAACAGTATTCGCTTTAAGGTGGACTGCTTTAGAGCCTTCCGCTGAATTAAAGGCTGTATTAAATATGAATAAAGCGAAAGATTGGAATGAGTTTGAAACTGCACTTCAAGATTTTCATACACCAACTCAAAACTTTGTGTTTGCATCAAACGACGGCACAATTGCTTATAAAGCGAATGGAAATATACCAGTGCGTAAAAAAGGTGATGGTAGTTTGCCAGTGCCAGGATGGACAGACGAATATGAATGGGAAGGGTATATTCCGTTTGATCAGCTACCGAAAGTAATAAATCCAAAACAAGGGTTTATTTCAACTGCAAATAATAAAATTGTTGATGACGCTTATCCGTACCATATTAGTAATACGTGGGCGCAGCCATATAGGCAAATGCGTATTCAAGAGTTTTTACAAGAGAAGGAAAAGTATACGGTGAAAGATTTAGAAGATTTACAGATGGATCAAAAAAATTTATATGGGAAAGAGTTTACTCCTATATTGTTAAAAGAGTTAAATAAAGCATCTTTAAATGAAGTAGAGAAAGAAGGCGTAAAACAATTATCGAAGTGGAATTTTTACGATAGTAAAGATGAAGCGGCACCATTAATTTTTCATTTGTTAATGAAAGAGATTTCGAATACGTTATTTTCAAAAGAAATACCGAAAGATGTGATGGAGTTATTTGAAGGGAAGTCACAAGTTGTTGATGAATTGATTCGAAAACAAGTAGCAGGAGAAAATAGCGCTTGGTTTACGAAGTACGGAGGCTTCACAAAAGTTGTGCATACATCGTATGAGAATGTAATGAAGAAATTACAGAAGGAATATGGACCAGATGTTGCGGAGTGGAAGTGGGGAGATTACCATCAACTTGCTTTTACACATCCAATTTCGAGATCATCTAGTATATTAGCACTACTTGCATTTAATCGTGAGAAACCAGTTCCAATTGGCGGAAGCCAAGTTACCGTTCAAGCAGCAAGTTACGGAGATAACGGTATTGTAAATCATGGAGCTTCTTGGCGATTCGTTATTGATACGAAAGATATGTCAAACGGTTATCATATAGTAGGGCCAGGACAGTCAGGGCATTTTAGAAGCGATTGGTATCATGACCAAATAGATGATTGGGTGAATGGCACGTATCATACGACTACTTTAAATACAGATGGAATTGAAGGGGAAGTATTAACTTTACAGCCGTGA
- the serC gene encoding 3-phosphoserine/phosphohydroxythreonine transaminase produces the protein MERVYNFSAGPSILPLPVLEKVQKELVNYNGTGMSVMEMSHRSSYFQSIIDEASSLLRELMNIPNGYEVLFLQGGASLQFSMIPLNLMSTYKKAGYVLTGSWSKKALQEAGKVGEVQVIASSEKEKFTTIPKMADLRSDEKLDYVHITTNNTIEGTKYVDIPHLETVPLVADMSSNILSEQYDVTKFGLIYAGAQKNLGPAGLTIVIIKKDLIGGADRFCPTMLNYETYSKNNSLYNTPPTFSIYVAKLVLEWLKEQGGVSAMEEQNRMKSSLLYNFLDESKLFTSPVDPTYRSLMNIPFTTPSEELNNQFLQKAKERGFITLKGHRSVGGMRASIYNAMPVEGVGQLVDYMKEFELENR, from the coding sequence ATGGAGAGAGTGTATAATTTTTCAGCAGGACCATCTATACTCCCTTTGCCAGTTTTAGAGAAAGTGCAAAAGGAGCTTGTAAATTATAACGGGACAGGCATGTCTGTTATGGAAATGAGCCATAGATCTTCTTATTTCCAAAGTATTATTGATGAGGCAAGCAGCTTACTTCGTGAATTAATGAACATTCCTAATGGATATGAAGTTTTATTTTTACAAGGTGGTGCGTCATTACAATTTTCTATGATACCGTTAAATTTAATGAGCACGTATAAAAAAGCTGGGTATGTACTGACAGGTTCATGGTCTAAAAAGGCACTGCAAGAAGCCGGAAAAGTAGGAGAAGTACAAGTGATTGCTTCTTCTGAAAAAGAGAAGTTTACTACGATTCCTAAAATGGCTGATTTACGAAGTGATGAAAAACTAGATTATGTACATATAACAACTAATAATACAATTGAGGGGACAAAGTATGTGGATATACCACATTTAGAAACAGTGCCGCTTGTTGCGGATATGTCCTCAAATATTTTATCAGAACAATATGATGTTACGAAGTTTGGCCTCATATATGCGGGTGCGCAAAAGAATTTAGGGCCAGCGGGCTTAACGATTGTAATTATAAAAAAAGATTTAATTGGTGGGGCAGATCGTTTTTGTCCTACAATGTTAAACTATGAAACTTACAGTAAAAATAACTCCCTATATAATACACCGCCCACCTTTAGTATTTACGTAGCAAAACTTGTACTAGAGTGGTTGAAAGAACAAGGCGGGGTATCTGCGATGGAAGAACAAAATAGAATGAAATCTTCACTTCTTTACAATTTTTTAGATGAATCTAAATTGTTTACTTCACCAGTTGATCCCACGTATCGATCACTTATGAATATTCCGTTTACAACACCGTCAGAAGAGCTTAACAATCAGTTTTTACAAAAAGCGAAAGAACGTGGTTTCATTACGCTAAAGGGACATCGCTCAGTAGGTGGTATGCGCGCTAGTATTTATAATGCGATGCCAGTCGAAGGTGTTGGGCAATTAGTAGATTATATGAAGGAATTTGAGCTTGAAAATAGATAG
- a CDS encoding DUF1015 domain-containing protein — MAKIRPFRAIRPVEEKAAEVAALPYDVLNSEEAREVVKGNPYSFLHVDKAEIDLDPALSPYDDRVYEKAGENLKQFIQEEVFVQDEESALYIYELTMQGRTQSGLVVCTSIDEYEDDTIKKHERTRHEKELDRIRHVDVCDANTGPIFLTYRTKEEVKRLIASWKEEHAPIYTFTAEDGVEHVAWKIEDEDVIATLVNEFEDIPNLYIADGHHRSASAAKVGLMRREQYPNYTGEEEFNFFLSVLFPHDELSIWDYNRVVKDLNGLSEEQFLKQIAQYFYVEEATVSPYKPNEPKSFGMYINEKWYKLTVKEETFDANDLVRGLDVSILQDHLLSQVLEIHDPRSDSRIDFVGGIRGLEELERLVNSGAYKAAFALYPTSMDDLLAIADAGEVMPPKSTWFEPKLRSGLFVHSLK; from the coding sequence TTGGCAAAAATCCGACCGTTTCGGGCCATTCGTCCAGTAGAAGAAAAAGCAGCGGAAGTCGCAGCTTTACCGTATGACGTATTAAATAGTGAAGAAGCAAGAGAGGTTGTAAAAGGAAATCCATATTCATTCTTACACGTTGACAAAGCAGAAATTGATTTAGACCCGGCACTTTCACCATACGATGATCGCGTATATGAAAAAGCGGGTGAAAATTTAAAGCAATTTATACAAGAAGAAGTGTTCGTTCAAGATGAAGAGTCAGCGCTTTACATTTATGAACTGACGATGCAAGGAAGAACTCAGTCAGGTCTTGTTGTTTGTACATCGATTGACGAGTATGAAGATGATACAATTAAAAAACATGAAAGAACGCGTCATGAAAAAGAACTAGATCGCATTCGTCACGTAGATGTGTGTGATGCAAATACGGGTCCTATTTTTTTAACGTACCGTACAAAAGAAGAAGTGAAGCGTTTAATTGCAAGCTGGAAAGAAGAACATGCGCCAATCTATACATTTACAGCGGAAGATGGTGTGGAGCATGTTGCTTGGAAGATTGAAGATGAAGATGTAATTGCCACTTTAGTAAATGAATTTGAAGATATTCCTAACTTGTACATTGCAGATGGACATCACCGCTCTGCATCAGCTGCAAAAGTAGGACTTATGCGAAGAGAACAATATCCGAATTACACAGGAGAAGAGGAATTTAACTTCTTCTTATCCGTTTTATTCCCTCACGATGAATTATCAATTTGGGACTATAACCGAGTTGTGAAAGATTTAAATGGCTTATCTGAAGAACAGTTTTTAAAGCAAATCGCGCAGTACTTTTATGTAGAAGAAGCAACTGTTTCACCGTATAAACCAAATGAGCCAAAATCATTTGGCATGTATATAAACGAGAAGTGGTATAAGCTTACTGTGAAAGAGGAAACATTTGATGCGAATGATCTCGTTAGAGGTTTAGATGTATCTATCCTGCAAGATCATTTATTAAGCCAAGTGCTTGAAATACATGATCCGCGATCTGATTCACGCATCGATTTTGTCGGTGGAATCCGTGGGCTAGAAGAACTAGAACGTCTTGTGAACAGCGGTGCATATAAAGCTGCATTCGCGTTATATCCGACGTCAATGGATGATTTATTAGCAATCGCAGACGCTGGAGAAGTAATGCCGCCAAAATCAACGTGGTTTGAGCCGAAACTGCGCAGTGGGTTGTTTGTTCATTCTTTAAAGTAA
- a CDS encoding 3-phosphoglycerate dehydrogenase family protein: MFRVQTLNQIAEKGLQVLSGERYEVGDRMEYPDGILLRSYSLHQEEFSKDLKAIARAGAGVNNIPVERCTEKGIVVFNTPRANANAVKELIIASLIMSSRNIINGVSWTKNLEGEEVPQLVESGKKQFVGSEIAGKRLGVIGLGAIGALVANDALALGMDVVGYDPYISVETAWRLSTHVQRAFSLDEIFATCDYITLHIPLTNQTKGIIGEHAVEKMKKGMRLFNFSRGELVDENALQKALEEDIITHYVTDFPNENVIKMKNVTATPHLGASTSESEENCAVMAARQLREYLETGNIRNSVNYPNVELPYIGKKRITIMHQNVPNMVGQITGCLAEHHINIADMINRSKHSWAYTMIDIDNGIDDIIKENIVENISKITGVVAVRMIV, from the coding sequence ATGTTTCGTGTTCAGACGTTAAATCAAATTGCAGAAAAAGGTTTGCAAGTGCTTAGCGGAGAGCGTTATGAAGTAGGGGATAGAATGGAATACCCAGATGGCATTTTACTTCGCAGCTATTCTTTACATCAAGAAGAGTTTTCAAAAGACTTAAAGGCGATTGCAAGAGCTGGTGCTGGTGTAAATAATATTCCTGTCGAGCGATGTACAGAAAAAGGGATTGTAGTATTTAATACACCAAGAGCTAATGCCAATGCAGTAAAGGAACTCATTATCGCCAGCCTTATTATGTCTTCACGTAATATTATTAATGGAGTAAGCTGGACGAAAAATTTAGAGGGTGAAGAAGTACCTCAGCTTGTTGAATCAGGAAAAAAACAATTTGTTGGATCAGAAATTGCAGGGAAACGTTTAGGGGTTATTGGACTTGGCGCAATCGGTGCTTTAGTTGCAAACGATGCGTTAGCTTTAGGGATGGACGTTGTCGGATATGATCCTTACATTTCAGTTGAAACAGCTTGGCGCCTTTCTACACATGTACAAAGAGCATTTAGTTTAGATGAAATTTTTGCAACATGTGATTATATTACACTGCATATTCCTCTTACGAATCAAACGAAGGGAATTATTGGTGAACACGCTGTAGAGAAGATGAAAAAAGGTATGCGTCTATTCAATTTCTCAAGAGGAGAACTTGTAGATGAAAATGCTCTTCAAAAAGCGTTAGAAGAAGATATTATTACACATTACGTAACGGACTTCCCGAATGAAAATGTTATAAAGATGAAAAATGTAACAGCGACGCCTCACCTTGGTGCATCTACATCTGAATCGGAAGAAAATTGTGCGGTCATGGCAGCACGTCAATTACGTGAATATTTAGAGACAGGAAATATTCGTAATTCAGTAAACTATCCAAACGTCGAACTGCCTTATATAGGAAAGAAACGTATTACAATAATGCATCAAAACGTTCCGAACATGGTAGGACAAATTACAGGATGTTTAGCAGAACATCATATTAATATTGCGGATATGATTAATCGTAGTAAACATTCTTGGGCATACACAATGATTGATATTGATAACGGAATTGATGATATAATAAAAGAGAATATTGTGGAAAATATAAGCAAAATTACAGGTGTTGTAGCCGTTCGAATGATTGTGTAA